The Calothrix sp. PCC 7507 DNA segment ACTCAAAAGCTACCGCAGGAAGTAGTTCCGATACAGAAATTAACTGTAAAACCTGAGCCTATCCCCGAAGAACAGAATGCGATCGCTCTTGCACAGCAACGTCAACGGGAACTCGCCGCACAACAACAACGGGAACTCGCTGCACAAAAACGAGAATTAGCTGAAAAACAACAACGGGAACTCGCTGCACAACAAGAACGTGAAATTGCGGCACAAAAACGAGAATTAGCTGAAAAACAACAACGGGAACTCGCTGCACAACAAGAACGTGAAATTGCGGCACAAAAACGAGAGTTAGCTGAACGACAGCAACGGGAATTGGCTGAACGACAACAAAGAGAGAACGCAGCTAATTCTAATAACCAAAAGCCGTTACCGTCATCCTCTAATGCAACAGGTGGAAGCCTCATAGCAAATTTGATGGGAGAGCCTCAACAAGTAGAAAGCGATAGACACACTCACCCAGCTAAAATCAAACAGAGCAATCAGCCATTTACTAAAGGTCTTGAGTATGTAAAATTTATTGAAAAGAAACCTGGTGAGCCTGTAGAGTTAACGGTTGTATTAACAATTTCGGAAAAAGGTCAACTTGAGAAAGTCGCGATCGCCGATCGAGCCA contains these protein-coding regions:
- a CDS encoding cell envelope integrity protein TolA; translation: MTPTVTDTTSSPDKVWRRHTDPPGLWIAVVIGSVGLHLLAFWLIRSYQSSLLWQQPSKAEIPIEFVEVTKSKTRVKPVESQPKPAAPKPLTTTQKLPQEVVPIQKLTVKPEPIPEEQNAIALAQQRQRELAAQQQRELAAQKRELAEKQQRELAAQQEREIAAQKRELAEKQQRELAAQQEREIAAQKRELAERQQRELAERQQRENAANSNNQKPLPSSSNATGGSLIANLMGEPQQVESDRHTHPAKIKQSNQPFTKGLEYVKFIEKKPGEPVELTVVLTISEKGQLEKVAIADRAISAEERSYYEDFVTNEVLRGWEFEPAYDNDPNDPKPSNLTVRIQIKPLP